The Leptospira bouyouniensis genome has a segment encoding these proteins:
- a CDS encoding arginine/lysine/ornithine decarboxylase has protein sequence MYQNGIVQFPIIIIDEDFRSENASGLGIRAIAKALEGEGIEVLGVTSYGDLTSFVQQQSRACGFILSIDDEEFTPETEGEVPDALRQLKDFVTQVRHRNADIPLFLYGETRTSRHIPNSILKELHGFIHMFEDTPEFMARAIHREVKSYLDSLPPPFFRALTQYAHDGSYSWHCPGHSGGVAFLKSPVGQMFHQFFGENMLRADVCNAVDELGQLLDHTGPISASERNAARIFQCDSLYFVTNGTSTSNKIVWHSTVAPGDVVIVDRNCHKSILHAITMTGAIPVFLMPTRNHFGIIGPIPKSEFTWENIKKKIAEHPFAKDVKGNPRILTITQSTYDGILYNVEDIKSELDGKISTLHFDEAWLPHASFHRFYTGMHAIGSDRPRPKESMIFATQSTHKLLAGLSQASQILVQNSEKETLDRNLFNEAFLMHTSTSPQYAIIASCDVAAAMMESPGGNALVEESIEEALDFRRAMRKVGLELEEDWWFSVWGPEALAEEGAGERDEWILKANDRWHGFGDIAEGFNMLDPIKATVITPGMSVEGEFADWGIPALILTKYLAEHGIIVEKTGLYSFFIMFTIGITKGRWNTMVTELQQFKDDYDSNQPLWRVMPKFTAAYPKYDRIGLRDLCQSMHEVYRANNISHLTTEMYLSPMIPAMKPSEAFAKMAHRDIERVPIDELEGRITSVLLTPYPPGIPLLIPGEKFNTTIIRYLQFAREFNAKFPGFETDIHGLVEEKSETGHLSYYVDCVMES, from the coding sequence ATGTATCAAAACGGTATCGTACAATTTCCTATCATCATCATTGATGAAGATTTTCGTTCCGAAAATGCCAGTGGTCTTGGCATTCGCGCAATTGCAAAGGCCTTAGAAGGCGAAGGGATCGAAGTGCTGGGTGTAACCAGTTATGGAGACCTCACTAGTTTTGTACAACAACAGAGTCGTGCATGTGGGTTCATCCTTTCCATAGATGATGAAGAGTTTACTCCGGAGACCGAAGGGGAAGTGCCAGATGCTCTCCGCCAACTCAAAGACTTTGTTACTCAAGTACGTCATAGAAACGCAGACATCCCTCTCTTTTTATATGGGGAAACAAGAACAAGCCGCCACATTCCCAATAGTATTTTAAAAGAACTACATGGTTTCATTCACATGTTTGAAGACACACCAGAGTTTATGGCGCGTGCGATTCACAGAGAAGTAAAATCATATTTAGATAGTTTGCCTCCTCCCTTTTTTCGAGCACTCACCCAATATGCTCATGATGGAAGTTATAGTTGGCATTGTCCTGGTCACTCAGGTGGTGTTGCCTTTTTAAAAAGTCCAGTAGGACAAATGTTCCATCAGTTTTTTGGTGAGAATATGTTACGAGCTGACGTTTGTAATGCGGTCGATGAACTTGGTCAACTCTTAGATCATACTGGCCCTATTTCTGCAAGTGAAAGGAATGCCGCACGTATCTTCCAATGTGATAGTTTGTACTTTGTGACCAACGGAACTTCCACTTCTAATAAAATTGTTTGGCATAGTACCGTTGCCCCAGGTGACGTCGTAATTGTAGACCGAAATTGTCACAAAAGTATTTTGCATGCGATCACGATGACAGGTGCCATTCCAGTGTTTCTTATGCCAACACGAAACCATTTTGGGATCATAGGCCCAATCCCCAAATCCGAATTTACCTGGGAAAATATCAAAAAGAAGATCGCAGAACATCCGTTTGCGAAAGATGTAAAAGGAAATCCAAGGATTCTCACTATCACTCAAAGTACGTATGATGGTATCCTATACAATGTCGAAGACATTAAATCAGAGTTAGATGGCAAAATATCAACCCTTCATTTTGATGAAGCATGGTTACCTCACGCATCGTTTCACCGTTTTTATACTGGGATGCATGCCATTGGTTCCGATAGGCCACGTCCGAAAGAAAGTATGATCTTTGCCACACAATCAACGCATAAACTACTTGCAGGATTATCTCAAGCAAGCCAGATCCTTGTCCAAAACAGTGAAAAAGAAACATTAGATAGAAATTTATTCAACGAAGCATTTTTAATGCATACAAGTACGAGTCCACAATATGCAATCATTGCGTCTTGTGATGTGGCAGCAGCCATGATGGAATCACCTGGTGGGAATGCCCTTGTCGAAGAATCCATAGAAGAAGCTTTGGATTTCAGGCGAGCCATGCGCAAAGTAGGTTTGGAATTAGAAGAAGATTGGTGGTTTAGTGTTTGGGGTCCCGAAGCCCTTGCCGAAGAGGGTGCCGGGGAACGTGATGAATGGATTTTAAAAGCTAACGATCGTTGGCATGGATTTGGTGATATTGCAGAAGGATTTAATATGTTAGATCCAATCAAAGCAACTGTCATCACACCAGGAATGAGTGTGGAAGGAGAATTTGCTGATTGGGGAATCCCAGCTCTGATCCTTACCAAATACTTAGCAGAACATGGAATCATCGTCGAAAAAACTGGTCTATATAGTTTCTTTATCATGTTTACAATCGGTATCACAAAAGGCCGATGGAATACTATGGTAACCGAATTACAACAGTTCAAAGATGATTATGATTCGAACCAACCTCTTTGGAGAGTGATGCCAAAGTTTACAGCAGCATACCCGAAATATGATCGGATTGGATTACGAGATCTTTGCCAATCCATGCACGAAGTGTATCGAGCAAATAATATATCTCACCTAACAACGGAGATGTATTTGAGTCCAATGATTCCTGCAATGAAACCATCGGAAGCATTTGCAAAAATGGCGCATCGTGATATCGAACGAGTTCCGATAGACGAATTGGAAGGAAGGATTACATCTGTTCTCCTCACTCCATACCCACCGGGAATCCCTCTTCTCATCCCAGGAGAAAAATTTAATACGACGATCATTCGGTATCTACAGTTTGCCCGTGAGTTCAATGCAAAGTTCCCTGGCTTTGAAACGGACATCCATGGTCTAGTGGAAGAAAAATCAGAGACTGGACACTTATCATACTATGTAGATTGTGTGATGGAATCGTAA
- a CDS encoding calcium/sodium antiporter — translation MDAFLTATFQTLPLPALLLVIVGSILVLGKAADVLVDEAVSLSTRWGVPKMIIGATIVSLGTTLPEVSVSVLAALEGNPGIALGNAVGSIICDTGLILGIAILISPPDIDKRLVNRQGWIQVLSGFLLVFAALPWSNLNSIFTTGGRIDQGTGIVFLILLAVYVYLSIRWSRSKPGEVEAGLDDTTEYDESPFWVIFIKLVVAITLVILSSKVLIPSVQETAIRLSIPESIIGATLVAFGTSLPELVTAIQASRRGHSELAVGNIIGADILNVLFVSGAAAAVTRTGLEAPVSFFTFYFPSMLIVLILFRLGIVFSKDKIKRPFGVFLLIIYTIATIAGFIFKG, via the coding sequence ATGGATGCATTTCTGACTGCAACTTTTCAAACCCTTCCCTTACCGGCACTCCTCCTTGTGATTGTTGGTTCCATACTTGTCCTCGGAAAAGCCGCCGATGTTTTAGTCGATGAAGCGGTTTCGCTCTCTACGCGCTGGGGAGTACCAAAGATGATCATTGGTGCAACGATTGTCAGCTTGGGAACCACTCTTCCGGAAGTATCCGTTTCTGTACTTGCAGCCCTCGAAGGGAATCCCGGCATTGCTCTTGGAAATGCGGTGGGTTCCATCATTTGCGATACAGGTCTTATCTTAGGGATAGCGATTCTCATCTCCCCACCTGACATCGACAAACGACTCGTGAATCGCCAAGGATGGATCCAAGTTTTAAGTGGATTTTTACTTGTGTTTGCGGCTCTGCCTTGGTCAAACCTAAACTCTATTTTTACAACAGGTGGCCGCATTGACCAAGGAACTGGAATTGTATTTTTGATCTTACTTGCTGTTTATGTTTATTTAAGTATTCGATGGTCTAGATCCAAACCAGGAGAAGTGGAAGCAGGTCTTGATGACACAACTGAATACGATGAATCTCCATTTTGGGTGATTTTTATCAAACTTGTTGTTGCGATCACTCTTGTCATATTGTCTTCCAAAGTACTGATCCCATCTGTCCAAGAAACAGCGATTCGGTTGTCGATCCCTGAATCTATCATTGGTGCTACTCTCGTTGCTTTTGGAACAAGTTTACCAGAGCTTGTGACAGCTATCCAAGCATCAAGGCGCGGTCACTCCGAACTTGCAGTAGGAAATATCATTGGTGCGGACATTCTGAATGTACTTTTTGTATCGGGTGCTGCTGCTGCTGTAACGCGGACAGGTCTCGAAGCTCCTGTGAGTTTTTTCACTTTTTATTTCCCATCGATGCTCATTGTTTTGATTTTATTCCGTTTGGGGATCGTATTCTCAAAAGATAAGATCAAACGCCCGTTTGGTGTGTTTTTACTCATTATATACACAATCGCAACGATTGCTGGATTTATCTTTAAGGGATAA
- the dprA gene encoding DNA-processing protein DprA, translated as MVVSILGHPKVSSFLRKTKLWRNYNSFEVLYNDLPKFFTKENWDYWRTECKVWEQNKNSKWKLVHYYEDTYPKLLKEIYDPPLVLVCLGDLSVLSRELVAIVGTRKSSPISLLATKTLVNSFSEKENIAIVSGMALGIDRQAFVTALDIGIPVLGVLGTTLSIEYPPGNRDLYKRIKSDNKQLLISEFLLQTEPAKWTFPKRNRVISGLCQKIFIMESGKKSGTISTATSAMEQNREIFVFDHPRQFDNEGGKMLLRQGAELLQGECKEKEKQSYDKTILSYEEWRNQRNSSFLITKEGEVDDFQFIP; from the coding sequence GTGGTAGTTTCCATTTTGGGTCATCCCAAGGTTTCTTCTTTTTTACGCAAAACAAAACTTTGGCGAAACTATAATTCATTTGAAGTTTTATATAACGATCTACCAAAATTTTTTACAAAGGAAAATTGGGACTACTGGCGAACGGAATGCAAAGTCTGGGAACAAAACAAAAATTCAAAATGGAAGTTAGTTCATTATTATGAAGACACCTATCCTAAACTTTTAAAAGAAATTTATGATCCTCCGCTTGTTCTTGTTTGTTTGGGTGACTTATCTGTTTTAAGTAGAGAACTCGTTGCCATAGTGGGAACAAGAAAATCTTCCCCTATTTCCCTTTTAGCAACAAAGACACTTGTAAATTCTTTTTCCGAGAAAGAGAATATTGCCATCGTTTCGGGTATGGCTCTCGGAATTGATAGGCAAGCATTTGTGACCGCATTGGATATAGGAATACCGGTTCTAGGTGTTCTTGGTACAACACTAAGTATCGAATACCCTCCTGGAAACAGAGACCTTTACAAGCGAATCAAATCTGACAACAAACAATTGTTAATATCTGAATTCTTGTTACAAACGGAACCTGCCAAATGGACTTTTCCCAAAAGGAATCGAGTGATTTCTGGTTTATGCCAAAAGATATTTATTATGGAATCAGGTAAAAAATCAGGTACAATCTCAACTGCGACCAGTGCCATGGAACAAAACCGAGAGATATTTGTCTTTGATCATCCGCGTCAGTTTGATAATGAAGGGGGTAAGATGTTGTTACGACAAGGTGCAGAACTTTTACAAGGTGAGTGTAAGGAAAAAGAAAAACAATCGTACGATAAAACGATATTGAGTTATGAGGAATGGAGGAATCAAAGAAACTCCTCCTTCCTAATCACAAAGGAAGGAGAGGTTGATGATTTCCAGTTTATCCCTTAA
- a CDS encoding tetratricopeptide repeat protein codes for MSTKNGRFSLVFILKMGTLLGLVSFLTSCEYLKSLTESRYRKRIGGEPASEKDIVNWKGKLALEEAEIEEMEKRIRKLVQKSNQSAALSWKIARAYMRAGSAELGVRYYEEAIEGSIPNAKQGGFEIHSYESALPYFEKAIQTGKLDKQLLYETAVAYANASKDMGWEQSRRSRAISLFKQLVKIDNEDTRFPFQLALIYFDSSLKDESWNGKLSSGYDEVETAFSLLDQILRKEPYNVPTRFAKANFLYQIGKSSLAFDEYTRIKSILEEMKEKGNIREPLEENSSYKNVLKNLNLLGAQNKTK; via the coding sequence ATGAGCACAAAAAACGGCAGGTTTTCTTTGGTTTTCATACTTAAAATGGGAACGCTTTTGGGTTTGGTGTCATTTTTGACCAGTTGTGAATACCTTAAGTCCCTGACTGAATCCAGATACCGCAAACGAATTGGAGGGGAACCGGCCTCTGAAAAAGACATCGTCAATTGGAAAGGAAAATTGGCATTAGAAGAAGCCGAAATAGAAGAGATGGAAAAACGGATCCGAAAGTTGGTCCAAAAATCCAACCAATCGGCTGCACTCTCCTGGAAAATTGCAAGAGCTTATATGCGTGCTGGTTCTGCCGAATTGGGAGTTCGGTATTATGAAGAAGCGATTGAGGGATCAATCCCGAATGCCAAACAAGGTGGTTTTGAAATCCATTCTTATGAATCGGCATTACCTTATTTTGAGAAAGCTATCCAAACCGGTAAATTAGATAAACAGCTGTTATATGAAACAGCTGTCGCTTATGCGAATGCATCAAAGGATATGGGTTGGGAACAATCAAGAAGGTCACGTGCCATTTCATTATTCAAACAATTGGTAAAAATTGATAACGAGGATACTCGTTTTCCTTTTCAATTAGCTTTGATTTATTTTGATTCATCTTTAAAAGATGAAAGTTGGAATGGCAAACTGAGTAGTGGGTATGATGAAGTGGAAACTGCCTTTTCTCTCCTCGACCAAATTTTACGAAAAGAACCCTATAATGTACCGACAAGATTTGCGAAGGCAAATTTTTTATACCAAATCGGGAAATCTTCCTTAGCATTTGACGAATACACTAGGATCAAATCTATTCTCGAAGAGATGAAGGAAAAAGGAAATATCCGAGAACCTTTGGAAGAAAATTCATCCTATAAAAATGTGTTAAAAAATCTAAACTTACTTGGGGCCCAAAACAAAACAAAATGA
- a CDS encoding GNAT family N-acetyltransferase, giving the protein MSLSFQRLGEGNLKEIQTLEALCFPGEEWTMKMIQTHLEFHVAFGIGDSETQCYALVCETPWEIEIFRIATIPNFRKLGLAKQLLEKLFKEFPKKDFFLEVKESNEPAIKLYLSAGFVELERRKKYYPDGSTAVLMKRNPIE; this is encoded by the coding sequence ATGTCTCTTAGTTTTCAAAGGTTGGGTGAAGGGAATTTGAAAGAGATCCAAACCCTAGAAGCCTTATGTTTTCCGGGGGAAGAATGGACGATGAAGATGATCCAAACCCATTTGGAATTCCATGTGGCTTTTGGAATTGGAGACTCCGAAACTCAATGTTATGCGTTAGTTTGTGAGACTCCATGGGAAATCGAAATTTTTCGTATCGCCACAATCCCCAACTTTAGAAAGTTAGGCTTAGCAAAACAATTGTTAGAAAAACTTTTCAAAGAGTTTCCAAAAAAAGATTTTTTTTTGGAAGTGAAAGAATCGAATGAACCAGCAATCAAACTTTATTTGTCTGCTGGTTTTGTAGAACTTGAGAGACGTAAAAAATATTATCCGGACGGATCTACTGCCGTTCTAATGAAAAGGAATCCCATCGAATGA
- a CDS encoding SDR family NAD(P)-dependent oxidoreductase, with protein sequence MKNAYVTGASQGIGKEFVRALGKDYNVFLISRTEADLKKVILELEPKSRGMLKYIALDLTKKKDVEELASIIEKDKDAEVLVNNAGFGTVGEFAALPLEKELDEVNLNVRTLVHLSHTALNRFKKNKKGSLINVASIAGYLPAPGSAIYAATKAFVKSFTESIHEEAKNYGIHVQALCPGLTHSDFHQRAGINKSKYPSFMWQNADEVVEESLNALKYNQAVCITGSFNQGAITVSELIPRGFLRKLSGRYLKLEEE encoded by the coding sequence ATGAAAAATGCTTATGTAACTGGTGCATCGCAAGGTATTGGTAAGGAATTTGTTAGAGCTCTTGGCAAAGATTATAATGTTTTTTTAATCTCTCGGACAGAAGCAGATTTAAAAAAAGTCATTTTGGAATTGGAACCTAAGTCACGAGGGATGTTAAAGTACATCGCACTTGATCTGACGAAAAAAAAGGATGTAGAAGAACTTGCAAGTATCATCGAAAAAGACAAAGATGCGGAAGTTTTAGTGAACAATGCAGGTTTTGGAACTGTTGGTGAATTTGCCGCCCTTCCCCTTGAGAAAGAATTAGATGAAGTCAATCTAAATGTAAGAACTTTAGTCCATCTCAGCCATACTGCACTTAATCGATTTAAAAAAAATAAAAAAGGTTCGTTAATCAATGTTGCATCTATCGCTGGTTATTTGCCAGCACCAGGGAGTGCGATTTACGCAGCGACAAAAGCATTCGTAAAATCTTTTACAGAATCGATTCACGAAGAAGCAAAAAACTATGGAATCCATGTGCAAGCACTTTGTCCAGGGCTTACTCATTCTGATTTCCACCAACGTGCAGGGATCAACAAATCCAAATACCCATCTTTCATGTGGCAAAACGCAGACGAAGTCGTAGAAGAGTCGTTAAATGCACTCAAATACAACCAAGCAGTTTGTATCACAGGTAGTTTCAACCAAGGTGCCATCACAGTTTCAGAATTGATTCCAAGAGGATTTTTACGCAAACTCAGTGGTAGATACTTGAAGCTAGAAGAGGAATAA
- a CDS encoding DUF445 family protein, with amino-acid sequence MDVAKLDTWYRRLLVLFSVICGGFQIYYEGNIWINAIFVVLMAGMVGYYTNFLAIKMLFQPKHGKVLGWSGLVPKNKSKIAKSLGESIQSNLLHPDIILAYIYERNLVETGIQKIVKEIDEAIHNDEIRTILVTKIISMLKERGPEILEVIFDFSEETMKKMAERPEEVQKLWEYTRNRLTYYLTEETNREELGQQLRVILLEEMPKLANLLNEGLEEYLKTRSTLGKIGIGVKKIFSFNEDAIRELLERFVKDPETSDQFMKMMDDMMAGLQERLNSKETQEFITGKISNWLEASGDYARQNLLPSGIERLQAYLDDPNNWEEIEKNFFRAVDWVKKRLLEFMNSEEGKTYLKTNIEKFVHNINVTALVEERVMALDTDDLEKMILDNTGGNLVVIQFLGGILGMIAGLIQVHIYFAVPVGTLVLITYIAHYRNQKRIQDPKETL; translated from the coding sequence ATGGATGTCGCTAAACTAGATACTTGGTATCGAAGACTCCTTGTTTTATTTTCTGTCATTTGCGGTGGGTTCCAAATCTACTATGAAGGTAATATTTGGATCAACGCAATTTTTGTTGTGTTAATGGCAGGAATGGTCGGTTATTACACAAACTTTCTTGCGATTAAAATGTTATTCCAACCTAAACATGGTAAGGTGCTTGGTTGGTCAGGACTTGTGCCTAAAAATAAGTCTAAAATTGCAAAATCACTCGGCGAAAGTATCCAAAGTAACTTACTCCATCCTGACATCATCCTTGCTTATATTTATGAAAGGAACTTGGTGGAGACAGGCATTCAAAAAATTGTGAAAGAAATAGACGAAGCCATTCATAATGACGAAATCAGAACCATTCTTGTAACAAAAATTATCTCCATGTTAAAGGAACGAGGACCAGAAATTTTAGAAGTCATCTTTGATTTTTCAGAAGAGACAATGAAAAAAATGGCGGAACGACCTGAAGAAGTCCAAAAACTTTGGGAATATACCAGGAACCGCCTAACATACTACTTAACAGAAGAAACCAACCGAGAGGAACTCGGACAACAACTCCGAGTCATTTTACTTGAAGAAATGCCAAAACTTGCAAACCTTCTAAACGAAGGACTTGAAGAGTATTTAAAAACAAGGAGTACGCTTGGTAAGATTGGGATTGGTGTGAAAAAAATATTTTCATTCAACGAAGATGCTATCCGTGAACTTTTAGAACGATTTGTCAAAGACCCAGAAACATCCGATCAATTTATGAAAATGATGGATGATATGATGGCTGGTTTACAAGAAAGACTCAACTCCAAAGAAACCCAAGAGTTCATTACGGGTAAAATTTCCAATTGGTTGGAAGCAAGTGGTGATTATGCGAGACAAAATTTATTACCATCAGGAATAGAACGCCTACAAGCCTACTTGGATGATCCAAACAACTGGGAAGAAATTGAAAAAAACTTCTTCCGTGCTGTAGATTGGGTAAAAAAACGCCTTCTTGAATTTATGAATAGTGAGGAAGGAAAAACCTATCTCAAAACCAATATCGAAAAGTTTGTACATAACATCAATGTGACAGCACTTGTAGAAGAACGTGTAATGGCTCTCGACACCGATGATTTAGAAAAAATGATTCTCGATAACACTGGTGGGAATTTGGTTGTTATACAATTTTTAGGTGGAATCCTTGGAATGATAGCGGGACTTATCCAAGTTCATATTTATTTTGCAGTACCAGTTGGAACACTTGTACTCATAACTTATATCGCTCATTACCGAAACCAAAAACGAATTCAAGATCCAAAAGAAACCTTATAA
- a CDS encoding DUF4105 domain-containing protein: MKVWGELQPSHESDQILLQSYLKEANIRQLSFHPEWLKLLHYKHKKNNTYQSQVKGSLFFFSKEGANNPTKELEATLRSFFLKDTIPEGQMHPICSFPARYNFMKRMFGVNFLENNVIRCERFEQWKKSLDVDSVSIVFASYYLMAPASVFGHTMVKFNQKSNSENDSEILDYTVNVAADVPETDPFRYAYHGLLGGYKARFTLFPYYLKVNEYNDLESRDLWEYRLALSEIEIELLVSHLWELSRAEFDYYFLNANCGTFLVEWMDVVKPELGLKSKLGGVVSPVDTIKIYSNSGGLVESRKYRPSLYSEIKLLIQEMEPEEKKIFWKIINDSPNQLLNFTFLEKGGNNLRSHLILDAYTFTYRYQRSKSPNITEIHTNNYKKALEIRSQFPNLIEPILIKDNQTPPELSHPKSRVSLGGGSSNFGNFLEWKYRFAYHDLLNQSKGSPPNSELVFFDGVIRNYEGKRLEFTSFTFVRLVSLSPYNAISKHWSYLLDFGIQTTLIKNRQNVWLGEGSVTNENRWQRKQVPNVDVAVGWTFSDEFSKTKDRWGTISFLLGFKSQFHPQWDFGGRFGPNVQSIYQKELGNWKLLGGIQFQHYWNQKPENHLLSTFGLRYLWNDVTEIRLEMKQEPVYQEVSGSFHYLF; encoded by the coding sequence ATGAAAGTTTGGGGCGAGCTGCAACCGAGTCATGAATCAGACCAAATTTTATTACAGTCATACCTTAAAGAAGCAAATATTAGGCAGTTGTCGTTTCATCCAGAATGGCTTAAGTTACTCCATTACAAACACAAAAAAAACAATACATACCAAAGCCAGGTGAAAGGTTCTTTGTTTTTTTTCTCTAAGGAAGGAGCAAACAATCCTACAAAGGAACTGGAAGCAACCTTACGTAGTTTTTTTCTAAAAGACACAATCCCTGAAGGCCAAATGCATCCAATTTGTTCCTTCCCTGCAAGATATAATTTCATGAAACGTATGTTTGGTGTTAATTTCTTGGAGAATAATGTGATTCGGTGTGAACGTTTTGAACAGTGGAAAAAGTCTTTAGATGTAGATTCTGTATCCATTGTTTTTGCTTCCTATTATTTAATGGCACCTGCTTCTGTGTTTGGTCATACAATGGTGAAATTCAATCAAAAATCCAATTCAGAAAATGATTCTGAAATTTTAGATTATACTGTGAATGTCGCTGCTGATGTGCCTGAAACAGATCCCTTTCGGTACGCTTACCATGGACTTTTGGGAGGATACAAAGCTAGGTTTACCTTATTTCCCTATTATCTCAAAGTGAATGAATACAATGATCTAGAAAGTCGGGACTTGTGGGAATACCGTTTGGCACTTTCAGAAATTGAAATTGAACTTTTGGTATCTCATTTATGGGAATTGTCACGTGCTGAATTTGATTATTATTTTTTAAACGCAAATTGCGGAACATTCCTTGTGGAATGGATGGATGTTGTAAAACCAGAATTGGGATTAAAATCAAAGTTAGGTGGTGTAGTAAGTCCTGTTGATACCATCAAAATTTATTCAAATTCAGGTGGTCTCGTTGAAAGTAGAAAGTATAGACCGTCCTTATATTCAGAAATAAAACTTTTAATACAAGAAATGGAACCAGAAGAAAAAAAGATTTTTTGGAAAATCATAAACGATAGTCCAAACCAATTGCTCAATTTTACCTTTTTGGAGAAGGGCGGAAATAACTTAAGAAGCCATCTTATTTTGGATGCATATACTTTCACATACCGTTACCAACGTTCAAAATCACCTAACATAACTGAAATTCATACAAATAATTATAAAAAAGCCTTGGAAATTAGGTCACAATTTCCAAATCTCATTGAACCAATTCTCATCAAGGATAATCAAACACCACCAGAGTTATCCCATCCAAAGTCAAGGGTTTCACTCGGTGGAGGCAGTTCTAATTTTGGTAATTTTTTGGAATGGAAGTATCGGTTTGCATACCATGATTTATTAAATCAATCAAAAGGTTCTCCACCTAATAGTGAATTGGTGTTTTTTGATGGAGTCATCAGAAACTACGAAGGGAAACGATTAGAATTCACCTCGTTTACTTTTGTTCGTTTGGTTTCCCTATCTCCTTATAATGCAATTTCCAAACATTGGTCCTATTTATTGGATTTTGGAATCCAAACAACCCTCATCAAAAACCGACAAAATGTTTGGTTAGGTGAAGGGAGTGTGACAAATGAAAATCGTTGGCAAAGAAAACAAGTTCCCAATGTGGATGTCGCAGTTGGTTGGACTTTTTCTGATGAATTTTCGAAAACCAAAGACAGGTGGGGGACTATTTCATTTTTACTCGGTTTCAAGTCCCAATTCCATCCGCAATGGGATTTTGGTGGGCGGTTTGGTCCAAATGTCCAAAGTATTTACCAAAAGGAATTGGGGAACTGGAAGTTGTTAGGTGGAATCCAGTTCCAACACTATTGGAACCAAAAACCAGAAAATCATCTTCTTTCAACATTCGGTTTGCGTTACTTGTGGAATGATGTAACTGAAATTAGATTGGAAATGAAACAAGAACCTGTGTACCAAGAGGTAAGTGGTTCCTTCCATTATTTATTTTAA
- a CDS encoding LEPBI_I0682 family protein, with translation MKKIIVVLLSVTFIMMNCKTSSSTGYMAGVANLPLAAAAYDVGQETSAKACNYELGWFSNEGLSSNSRPQLNTLEWIVTVYTAGIYYIYKENSVDYSVKAAAIHRALKKTDGDVLFEMKSTTQTDGFFFPDVCVTVSGKSANLTGPSVTAKK, from the coding sequence ATGAAAAAAATCATTGTTGTTCTACTTTCAGTTACATTCATCATGATGAACTGTAAAACTTCTAGTTCCACTGGTTATATGGCTGGGGTGGCAAATTTGCCATTAGCTGCTGCTGCTTATGATGTTGGACAAGAAACATCTGCAAAAGCGTGTAACTATGAGTTAGGTTGGTTTAGTAACGAAGGACTCAGTTCCAATAGTCGTCCTCAACTAAATACACTTGAGTGGATTGTGACTGTTTATACAGCAGGTATTTACTACATCTATAAGGAAAATTCTGTTGATTATTCAGTCAAGGCTGCAGCAATTCACCGTGCTTTGAAGAAAACTGATGGGGATGTTTTGTTTGAAATGAAATCAACGACTCAAACTGACGGATTTTTCTTTCCAGATGTTTGTGTGACGGTTTCAGGAAAATCAGCAAACCTTACTGGACCTTCTGTTACAGCAAAAAAATAA